The following are encoded together in the Mumia sp. Pv4-285 genome:
- a CDS encoding SpoIIE family protein phosphatase, protein MSKHRSYVHLTVFVVLSLSLATVIAVMWRVNDLGPEATLPWACLPVLLVTVAAASYFTVEVRGPADPVRFTLMASAIAPLVYGYGVAVVTATVAAAHLPGLLSRRTPRMRTLTRMARWTLAAAVGSAVADLLGIQPVLTDTAIIALLAALAVIVVVNTLGVLVEGAVTDPVAWPYPIRSLGYLLVAATTHLVVNTLFGLLFVFALAGSPFGVLLVPVPLLLTFMAARLYEGAFADRARVETLSETVRVLSEPVDPMTAVRPFLKEIRERFDARAVSLVVLREDARASAYRLSADGEYEEDVPVGPLERRLARTGKSTRASADDNTAIARLLREAGVGSCLSAPMQIGPRDVGVIVLLDLQDAPPAIARDQMAVMQTLARQTAHTLTRGWAIAKVVQNERSLAEILQSTSDGIFTVDATGRISTWNPACEHITGLPAAEVIGRRDALLRVQARTAARRTVDLTEWPTIDEFPREMVITAVDGRSRQLACSFAEAEGSDGSPLLVVVARDITPATEFHELSEQFKRLVEMQAAQRLVVDHLQQAVAPEPPGIEGVDIAVSYVASDPTAPTGGDLFDWRLLPTGELHVAVVDVLGHGVTATRDALTVIHTLRYVAVEGTPLERLVLRADELLGAQDSDLVATVVVARFNPVTGDLRVASGGHPPALVVSPGGAVREVASSGGAIGWPGVGSSSVASTRLGAGDSLILYTDGLVEARRDIIAGMEQLERIASESADLPAQKLSDALVVRSLEGAERHDDALALVVRRAPRPAVAPVVRWELGPQATSMISRVRRELGQWMDEHEIASEDALLVAAELMSNAIAVARTRAVLSVEVDDGALVIVVSDDGRGDPDLAQQGLTPPPTGTEGGRGLFIVRHLSSDVQTRSTGEGSTVRARVATAPRTPVTGSVVS, encoded by the coding sequence GTGAGCAAGCACAGGTCGTACGTCCACCTGACGGTGTTCGTGGTGCTCTCGCTGTCCCTCGCGACCGTCATCGCGGTGATGTGGCGCGTGAACGATCTCGGACCCGAGGCGACGCTGCCGTGGGCGTGCCTGCCGGTCCTGCTGGTCACGGTCGCCGCGGCCAGCTACTTCACGGTGGAGGTCCGCGGTCCGGCCGACCCGGTCCGGTTCACCCTGATGGCGTCGGCGATCGCGCCGCTCGTCTACGGCTACGGCGTCGCCGTCGTCACGGCGACCGTCGCGGCCGCCCACCTTCCGGGTCTGCTCTCCCGCCGCACGCCGCGCATGCGGACGCTGACGCGGATGGCGCGCTGGACCCTCGCAGCAGCAGTCGGCTCGGCCGTCGCGGACCTGCTCGGCATCCAGCCGGTGCTCACGGACACCGCGATCATCGCGCTGCTGGCGGCTCTCGCCGTGATCGTCGTCGTCAACACCCTGGGAGTCCTGGTCGAGGGTGCCGTCACCGACCCGGTCGCCTGGCCGTACCCGATCCGCTCTCTCGGCTACCTGCTCGTCGCCGCCACCACGCACCTCGTCGTCAACACGCTGTTCGGCCTGCTGTTCGTCTTCGCGCTCGCCGGCAGCCCGTTCGGCGTGCTCCTCGTCCCTGTCCCGCTGCTGCTGACCTTCATGGCCGCTCGGCTGTACGAAGGGGCGTTCGCCGACCGGGCCCGCGTCGAGACGCTGAGCGAGACGGTCCGCGTGCTGTCCGAGCCGGTCGACCCGATGACCGCGGTGCGCCCGTTCCTCAAGGAGATCCGCGAGCGGTTCGACGCGCGCGCGGTGTCGCTGGTGGTGCTCCGGGAGGACGCACGGGCCAGTGCGTACCGGCTGTCTGCGGACGGCGAGTACGAGGAGGACGTCCCCGTCGGCCCGCTCGAGCGACGGCTCGCCCGCACGGGCAAGTCCACGCGGGCCTCCGCCGACGACAACACGGCGATCGCCCGGCTGCTGCGCGAGGCAGGAGTGGGGTCCTGCCTCTCGGCACCGATGCAGATCGGCCCAAGGGACGTCGGGGTGATCGTGCTGCTGGACCTCCAGGACGCTCCACCGGCGATCGCGCGCGACCAGATGGCCGTGATGCAGACGCTGGCACGCCAGACGGCGCACACGCTCACCCGCGGTTGGGCGATCGCGAAGGTGGTCCAGAACGAGCGGTCGCTCGCCGAGATCCTCCAGAGCACGTCGGACGGCATCTTCACCGTCGACGCGACCGGCAGGATCTCGACGTGGAACCCGGCGTGCGAGCACATCACCGGGCTCCCGGCCGCAGAGGTCATCGGGCGGCGTGACGCGCTGCTGCGGGTCCAGGCGCGGACGGCCGCCCGCCGTACCGTCGACCTCACCGAGTGGCCGACGATCGACGAGTTCCCGCGCGAGATGGTGATCACGGCGGTCGACGGGCGTTCGCGGCAGCTGGCGTGCTCCTTCGCAGAGGCCGAGGGCAGCGACGGGTCACCGCTCCTCGTCGTCGTCGCCCGCGACATCACACCGGCGACGGAGTTCCACGAGCTGAGCGAGCAGTTCAAGCGGCTCGTCGAGATGCAGGCGGCCCAGCGGCTCGTGGTCGACCACCTCCAGCAGGCCGTCGCACCCGAGCCCCCCGGCATCGAGGGCGTGGACATCGCGGTCTCGTACGTGGCCTCCGATCCGACGGCACCGACCGGCGGAGACCTGTTCGACTGGCGCCTCCTCCCGACCGGCGAGCTGCACGTCGCGGTCGTCGACGTGCTCGGCCACGGCGTGACCGCCACCCGGGACGCGCTCACCGTGATCCACACCCTCCGCTACGTGGCCGTGGAGGGGACGCCGCTCGAGCGTCTGGTCCTCCGCGCGGACGAGCTCCTCGGAGCCCAGGACAGCGACCTGGTCGCCACCGTCGTGGTGGCGCGCTTCAACCCGGTGACCGGTGACCTCCGCGTCGCCTCCGGCGGGCACCCGCCGGCGCTGGTCGTCTCCCCGGGCGGTGCGGTCCGTGAGGTCGCGAGCAGCGGCGGCGCCATCGGGTGGCCCGGCGTCGGCAGCAGCTCGGTCGCGTCGACGCGGCTCGGGGCGGGCGACTCTCTGATCCTCTACACCGACGGCCTCGTCGAGGCGCGGCGCGACATCATCGCCGGGATGGAGCAGCTCGAGCGGATCGCCTCCGAGTCCGCCGACCTGCCGGCGCAGAAGCTGTCCGACGCGTTGGTCGTCCGGTCCCTGGAGGGCGCCGAGCGCCACGACGACGCGCTCGCCCTCGTCGTACGCCGCGCCCCCAGGCCCGCGGTCGCGCCTGTCGTCCGCTGGGAGCTCGGCCCGCAGGCGACCTCGATGATCAGCCGGGTACGCCGTGAGCTCGGCCAGTGGATGGACGAGCACGAGATCGCGAGCGAGGACGCGCTTCTCGTCGCCGCCGAGCTGATGTCGAACGCCATCGCGGTGGCGCGTACCCGGGCCGTCCTGTCGGTCGAGGTCGACGACGGCGCGCTCGTGATCGTGGTCAGCGACGACGGGCGCGGGGATCCCGACCTCGCGCAGCAGGGCCTGACGCCGCCTCCCACGGGGACGGAGGGCGGTCGAGGACTCTTCATCGTGCGTCACCTCAGCAGCGACGTGCAGACACGCAGCACCGGCGAGGGCTCGACCGTGCGCGCACGCGTCGCCACGGCGCCGCGGACACCGGTGACCGGCAGCGTCGTGTCCTGA
- a CDS encoding polyprenyl synthetase family protein produces the protein MDEIEKQLSAAVHDEDGFVDETASHLLAAGGKRFRPLVVLLAAEFGDDPGADDVVPSAVVIELTHLATLYHDDVMDEAALRRGAASANARWDNSIAILTGDYLFAVASRVVAGLGTDAVRIQAETFQRLVHGQIHETVGPRTDDDPLQHYLGVVADKTGSLVATAARFGAMMSGADPGVVSTLTEFGERIGAAFQLADDVIDIASESHDSGKTPGTDLREGVPTLPTLLVRQAARPEDARLLDLLSRPLTDDAEVDEALALLRTNPALEEARVLVRREADIARSLLDQLAAGPARTALLGVCDRVVTRLG, from the coding sequence ATGGACGAGATCGAGAAGCAGCTCAGCGCTGCGGTCCATGACGAGGACGGATTCGTCGACGAGACAGCCAGCCACCTGCTGGCGGCCGGCGGCAAGCGGTTCCGACCCTTGGTGGTGCTGCTCGCCGCCGAGTTCGGCGACGATCCGGGCGCCGACGACGTGGTCCCGTCAGCCGTGGTGATCGAGCTGACGCACCTCGCCACGCTCTACCACGACGACGTGATGGACGAGGCGGCGCTGCGGCGCGGTGCCGCGTCGGCCAACGCGCGCTGGGACAACTCCATCGCGATCCTGACCGGCGACTACCTGTTCGCGGTCGCGTCGCGCGTCGTCGCGGGTCTCGGGACGGACGCCGTCCGGATCCAGGCGGAGACCTTCCAGCGCCTGGTCCACGGCCAGATCCACGAGACCGTCGGTCCACGGACCGACGACGACCCGCTCCAGCACTACCTGGGTGTGGTGGCCGACAAGACGGGTTCGCTGGTGGCGACCGCGGCACGCTTCGGCGCGATGATGAGCGGTGCCGACCCGGGCGTCGTGTCGACGCTCACCGAGTTCGGTGAGCGCATCGGCGCCGCGTTCCAGCTGGCCGACGACGTCATCGACATCGCGAGCGAGTCGCACGACTCCGGCAAGACGCCGGGCACGGACCTCCGCGAGGGCGTCCCGACCCTCCCGACACTGCTGGTCCGGCAGGCGGCCCGCCCCGAGGACGCACGGCTCCTCGACCTGCTCAGCCGTCCCTTGACCGACGACGCCGAGGTGGACGAGGCGCTCGCCCTGCTCCGCACGAACCCCGCGCTCGAGGAGGCCCGCGTGCTCGTACGCCGCGAGGCCGACATCGCTCGCTCGCTGCTCGACCAGCTTGCTGCCGGCCCCGCACGCACGGCGCTGCTCGGGGTGTGCGACCGCGTCGTCACACGGCTCGGCTGA
- the nuoN gene encoding NADH-quinone oxidoreductase subunit NuoN translates to MSAVSVQAIVVAAPSPIDAPDVDYATISPLLIILGAAVLGVLVEAFVPRAYRFVVQVAVAVVGVVAAFVATVLVGAGLDTVDGDVTGRGGPTAMGALSVDGPAVVTWAMLLFFGLLGVLLFAERRLDGGLSAFTSQASTPPGSADERRATRMRIEHSEVFPLALFALGGMMFFASANDLLGMFVALEVLSLPLYLMCGLARRRRLLSQEAAMKYFLLGAFSSAFFLYGVAMIYGYAGSFDLGEISTAVSSQIGGQNLLLAGMALILVGLLFKVAAVPFHAWTPDVYQGAPTPVTAFMAAGTKAAAFVAMLRIFFVAFGGARWDWVPAVWAIAIITMLFGAIASIAQTDVKRMLAYSSIAHAGFLLVGMAGLTSGDGVTSVSAVLFYLVAYGAAVIGAFAVVTLVRDAGGETTHLSRWAGLGKESPVLALAFTVFLLSFAGIPLTGGFISKWSVFAAAWEGGAWPLVVVGVVASALALFFYVRVVVLLFFAPPQGDGPTVVVPSPLTWSVVAVTVAVTIVLGVLPGPLLEVVQQAGSFVR, encoded by the coding sequence GTGAGTGCCGTGAGCGTGCAAGCCATCGTCGTCGCGGCGCCGTCGCCGATCGATGCGCCCGACGTCGACTACGCGACGATCTCGCCGCTGCTCATCATCCTCGGAGCCGCGGTCCTCGGCGTGCTGGTCGAGGCGTTCGTCCCCCGCGCGTACCGGTTCGTCGTCCAGGTCGCGGTCGCGGTCGTCGGTGTGGTCGCCGCGTTCGTGGCGACGGTCCTCGTGGGCGCCGGACTCGACACGGTCGACGGGGACGTGACAGGCCGTGGCGGTCCGACCGCGATGGGCGCCCTGAGCGTCGACGGCCCTGCGGTCGTGACCTGGGCGATGCTCCTGTTCTTCGGTCTCCTGGGCGTGCTGCTGTTCGCCGAGCGTCGGCTCGACGGCGGCCTGAGCGCCTTCACGAGCCAGGCGTCGACTCCTCCGGGCAGCGCTGACGAGCGGCGCGCGACCCGCATGCGGATCGAGCACAGCGAGGTGTTCCCGCTCGCGTTGTTCGCCCTCGGCGGCATGATGTTCTTCGCCTCGGCCAACGACCTGCTCGGCATGTTCGTGGCGCTCGAGGTCCTGAGCCTGCCGCTGTACCTGATGTGCGGTCTGGCGCGACGTCGCCGGCTGCTCAGCCAGGAGGCGGCGATGAAGTACTTCCTCCTGGGCGCGTTCTCCAGCGCGTTCTTCCTGTACGGCGTCGCGATGATCTACGGCTACGCCGGCTCGTTCGACCTCGGCGAGATCTCCACCGCCGTGAGCAGCCAGATCGGCGGCCAGAACCTCCTCCTCGCCGGCATGGCGCTGATCCTGGTCGGCCTGCTTTTCAAGGTGGCCGCGGTCCCGTTCCACGCGTGGACCCCCGACGTCTACCAGGGTGCTCCCACGCCGGTGACGGCGTTCATGGCCGCCGGCACGAAGGCGGCGGCGTTCGTCGCGATGCTGCGCATCTTCTTCGTCGCCTTCGGGGGCGCCCGCTGGGACTGGGTTCCCGCCGTGTGGGCGATCGCGATCATCACCATGCTGTTCGGTGCGATCGCCTCGATCGCGCAGACCGACGTCAAGCGGATGCTCGCGTACTCGTCGATCGCGCACGCGGGCTTCCTTCTGGTCGGCATGGCCGGTCTGACCAGCGGCGACGGCGTCACGAGCGTGTCGGCGGTGCTGTTCTACCTCGTGGCGTACGGCGCGGCCGTGATCGGCGCGTTCGCCGTGGTCACCCTGGTCCGCGACGCCGGCGGCGAGACGACCCACCTGAGCCGGTGGGCCGGGCTCGGCAAGGAGTCGCCGGTGCTCGCTCTCGCGTTCACGGTGTTCCTGCTCTCGTTCGCGGGGATCCCGCTGACAGGCGGCTTCATCAGCAAGTGGTCGGTGTTCGCGGCGGCCTGGGAGGGCGGCGCGTGGCCGCTCGTCGTGGTCGGCGTGGTCGCCTCCGCGCTCGCGCTCTTCTTCTACGTCCGGGTCGTCGTGCTGCTGTTCTTCGCTCCTCCGCAAGGTGATGGTCCGACGGTCGTCGTGCCCAGCCCCCTGACCTGGTCGGTCGTCGCCGTGACCGTGGCTGTCACAATCGTGCTGGGAGTTCTTCCTGGTCCGCTGCTCGAGGTCGTGCAGCAGGCCGGGTCGTTCGTCCGTTGA
- a CDS encoding NADH-quinone oxidoreductase subunit M, with the protein MSFPWLTVLMVVPLVGAVLVAALPRSRPALAKWTALGVSLVSLGISLGVLSQFDLDSGSFQLTEQHEWIEQLGVHYALGVDGIGLTLILMTTILVPIVIVAGWNDADDARWSVGTFFALMLALEGLVIGVFAATDVFLFYVLFEAALVPAYFLIGGYGGARRSYAALKFLMFSLAGGLLMLASVIGMWVISSSQGDPSFLLADMKDLSIGTVEGRWLFLGFFIAFAVKAPMVPLHTWLPDAASAATPGTSVLLVSVLDKLGTFGMIRFCLGLFPEASEWASPVVITLAVISILYGALLAIGQDHMMRLIAFTSVSHFGFIVLGIFALTSQSASGSTFYMFNHGLSTAALFLIAGFLIQRRGSARISDFGGVQKIAPITAGLFLIAGLASLSLPGLSTFVGEFLVLAGTFTRSTTAAVFATLGIVLAALYILLMYQRTMTGPLREDNRGITDMVPREIVAIAPVVVLLIGFGLFPQPILDVVNPAVSETLDHVQVGDPEPKTPSFPIAEGSSK; encoded by the coding sequence ATGTCCTTCCCCTGGCTGACCGTGCTGATGGTCGTCCCGCTGGTCGGTGCGGTGCTCGTCGCCGCGCTGCCGCGCAGCCGACCGGCGCTCGCGAAGTGGACGGCGCTCGGTGTCTCGCTCGTGTCGCTCGGCATCTCGCTGGGCGTGCTGTCGCAGTTCGACCTCGACTCCGGCAGCTTCCAGCTCACCGAGCAGCACGAGTGGATCGAGCAGCTCGGAGTCCACTACGCGCTGGGTGTCGACGGCATCGGGCTCACCCTGATCCTGATGACGACGATCCTGGTGCCGATCGTCATCGTCGCCGGCTGGAACGACGCCGACGACGCGCGCTGGAGCGTCGGCACGTTCTTCGCACTCATGCTGGCGCTCGAGGGCCTCGTCATCGGCGTGTTCGCCGCGACCGACGTCTTCTTGTTCTACGTGCTGTTCGAGGCCGCGCTGGTCCCGGCGTACTTCCTCATCGGAGGCTACGGCGGTGCACGCCGGTCGTACGCCGCCCTGAAGTTCCTGATGTTCTCCCTCGCCGGCGGACTCCTCATGCTCGCCTCGGTGATCGGCATGTGGGTGATCTCCAGCAGCCAGGGCGACCCGTCGTTCCTGCTGGCGGACATGAAGGACCTGTCGATCGGCACGGTGGAGGGCCGCTGGCTGTTCCTGGGCTTCTTCATCGCGTTCGCGGTGAAGGCGCCGATGGTGCCGCTGCACACGTGGCTCCCCGACGCGGCGTCTGCGGCGACACCGGGCACGTCGGTGCTGCTGGTGAGCGTGCTGGACAAGCTCGGCACGTTCGGCATGATCCGCTTCTGCCTGGGCCTGTTCCCGGAGGCCTCGGAGTGGGCGAGCCCGGTCGTCATCACGCTGGCCGTCATCAGCATCCTGTACGGAGCCCTGCTGGCGATCGGTCAGGACCACATGATGCGGCTGATCGCGTTCACGTCCGTCTCGCACTTCGGCTTCATCGTGCTGGGCATCTTCGCCCTGACGTCGCAGTCGGCGTCGGGATCGACGTTCTACATGTTCAACCACGGCCTGTCGACGGCGGCGCTCTTCCTCATCGCCGGGTTCCTGATCCAGCGGCGCGGGTCGGCGCGGATCTCCGACTTCGGCGGCGTCCAGAAGATCGCGCCGATCACGGCCGGCCTGTTCCTGATCGCGGGACTCGCCTCGCTCTCCCTGCCGGGACTGTCGACGTTCGTCGGCGAGTTCCTGGTGCTGGCAGGCACGTTCACCCGGTCGACGACCGCCGCGGTGTTCGCCACGCTCGGCATCGTGCTCGCAGCGCTCTACATCCTGCTGATGTACCAGCGCACCATGACCGGTCCGCTGCGCGAGGACAACCGGGGCATCACCGACATGGTGCCGCGCGAGATCGTCGCGATCGCGCCCGTCGTCGTCCTGCTCATCGGGTTCGGGCTGTTCCCGCAGCCGATCCTCGACGTCGTCAACCCGGCCGTGTCGGAGACGCTCGACCACGTCCAGGTCGGCGACCCGGAGCCGAAGACCCCGTCCTTCCCGATCGCTGAGGGGAGCTCCAAGTGA
- the nuoL gene encoding NADH-quinone oxidoreductase subunit L codes for MTSMSSIVLAASEHGDVVPVAADGVFSWLWLLVAIPAVSAAILLIGDGAGDHGPLDRFGHLLGTAAALASFVVGVVGFVALLGQDVADRAVTQDLWTWMQVGGFDVTMSVYYDQLASLFVLLITGVGSLIHIYSIGYMAHDPRKRRFFGFLNLFIAAMLVLVLAGDYLVLFLGWEGVGLASYLLIGFWQEKRSAAVAAKKAFIVNRVGDLGLALGIMLMFAQFGTTNIHEVGLNVSNASQSVATALGLLLLLGACGKSAQVPLQSWLLDAMEGPTPVSALIHAATMVTAGVYLVVRSAAIYDLSEVARTAVVIVGCVTLLFGAWIGCAKDDIKKALAGSTMSQIGYMMLAAGLGPAGYAFAIFHLITHGFFKANMFLGAGSVMHGMNDDVDMRHYGALRKLMPLTFITFAMGYLAIIGFPGFSGFFSKDRIIETAFATNFWAGLAALLGAGVTAFYMTRVMIMTFFGEKRWREDVHPHESPKIMTVPLIVLAALSVVGGALTFSDWIEDWLTPVTGSEHHELGVPAWVITLIIVAVVAVGASLAYVLFARRDIPDTAPQQVSVFTRAGRADLYGDAVNEAVFMRPGQYLTRSLVYVDGSGIDGAVTGTAELVGDGARGLRRLQTGFVRTYAAEIFGGALVLVLALLAVNLA; via the coding sequence ATGACGAGTATGTCCTCCATCGTGCTGGCTGCGAGCGAGCACGGCGACGTCGTGCCGGTCGCCGCCGACGGTGTTTTCTCCTGGTTGTGGCTCCTGGTGGCGATCCCTGCCGTCAGCGCTGCGATCCTCCTGATCGGAGACGGTGCGGGCGACCACGGTCCGCTCGACCGCTTCGGCCACCTCCTCGGCACGGCGGCCGCTCTCGCGTCGTTCGTCGTGGGCGTGGTCGGCTTCGTCGCGCTGCTCGGTCAGGACGTCGCCGACCGTGCCGTGACGCAGGACCTCTGGACCTGGATGCAGGTCGGCGGGTTCGACGTCACGATGAGCGTCTACTACGACCAGCTCGCGTCCCTGTTCGTGCTGCTGATCACCGGTGTCGGGTCGTTGATCCACATCTACTCGATCGGCTACATGGCCCACGACCCTCGCAAGCGACGGTTCTTCGGCTTCCTCAACCTGTTCATCGCGGCGATGCTCGTGCTCGTCCTCGCCGGCGACTACCTCGTGCTGTTCCTCGGCTGGGAGGGCGTGGGTCTCGCCTCGTACCTCTTGATCGGGTTCTGGCAGGAGAAGCGCTCCGCCGCCGTCGCCGCCAAGAAGGCGTTCATCGTCAACCGCGTCGGCGACCTCGGCCTCGCGCTCGGCATCATGCTGATGTTCGCGCAGTTCGGTACGACCAACATCCACGAGGTCGGCCTCAACGTCAGCAACGCGTCCCAGTCGGTCGCCACTGCGCTCGGGCTGCTGCTCCTGCTCGGCGCGTGCGGCAAGTCCGCGCAGGTCCCGCTGCAGAGCTGGCTCCTCGACGCGATGGAGGGTCCGACCCCGGTCTCGGCCCTCATCCACGCCGCGACGATGGTCACCGCCGGTGTCTACCTGGTGGTCCGGTCGGCCGCGATCTACGACCTCTCGGAGGTCGCACGTACGGCGGTCGTGATCGTCGGCTGCGTCACGCTGCTGTTCGGTGCCTGGATCGGCTGCGCGAAGGACGACATCAAGAAGGCACTGGCCGGCTCCACGATGAGCCAGATCGGCTACATGATGCTGGCGGCGGGGCTCGGCCCGGCCGGCTACGCGTTCGCGATCTTCCACCTGATCACGCACGGCTTCTTCAAGGCCAACATGTTCCTCGGTGCCGGCTCCGTGATGCACGGCATGAACGACGACGTCGACATGCGCCACTACGGAGCGCTGCGCAAGCTCATGCCGCTGACGTTCATCACGTTCGCGATGGGCTACCTGGCGATCATCGGCTTCCCGGGCTTCTCCGGCTTCTTCTCCAAGGACCGCATCATCGAGACGGCGTTCGCGACCAACTTCTGGGCTGGCCTCGCGGCGCTGCTCGGCGCCGGCGTGACCGCGTTCTACATGACGCGCGTGATGATCATGACCTTCTTCGGTGAGAAGCGTTGGCGGGAGGACGTGCACCCCCACGAGTCGCCGAAGATCATGACGGTGCCGCTCATCGTCCTGGCGGCGCTCTCCGTCGTCGGTGGCGCGCTGACGTTCTCCGACTGGATCGAGGACTGGCTGACTCCGGTGACGGGGTCGGAGCACCACGAGCTGGGCGTGCCGGCGTGGGTGATCACGCTGATCATCGTGGCCGTCGTGGCTGTCGGCGCCTCCCTGGCCTACGTGCTGTTCGCCCGCCGCGACATCCCGGACACCGCACCGCAGCAGGTCTCGGTCTTCACCCGGGCGGGCCGCGCCGACCTGTACGGCGACGCCGTCAACGAGGCGGTGTTCATGCGGCCCGGCCAGTACCTCACGCGCTCGCTCGTCTACGTCGACGGGAGCGGCATCGACGGCGCGGTCACGGGCACCGCGGAGCTCGTCGGTGACGGAGCGCGCGGCCTGCGGCGGCTCCAGACCGGATTCGTCCGGACCTACGCCGCCGAGATCTTCGGTGGCGCCCTCGTCCTCGTCCTGGCCCTCCTGGCGGTGAACCTCGCGTGA
- the nuoK gene encoding NADH-quinone oxidoreductase subunit NuoK codes for MTIDPYIGLSALLFAIGAVGVLVRRNAIVVFMCVELMLNACNLSFVTFARAHGNLDGQVAAFFVMVVAAAEVVVGLAIIVSIFRTRRSASVDDASLLKL; via the coding sequence GTGACCATCGATCCCTACATCGGACTGTCGGCCCTGCTGTTCGCCATCGGAGCGGTCGGCGTGCTCGTACGCCGCAACGCGATCGTCGTGTTCATGTGCGTGGAGCTGATGCTCAACGCCTGCAACCTGTCGTTCGTCACGTTCGCCCGCGCCCACGGCAACCTCGACGGCCAGGTGGCCGCGTTCTTCGTGATGGTGGTCGCCGCGGCCGAGGTCGTCGTCGGGCTCGCGATCATCGTGTCGATCTTCCGTACCCGTCGCTCGGCCTCGGTCGACGACGCCAGTCTGCTGAAGCTCTGA
- a CDS encoding NADH-quinone oxidoreductase subunit J codes for MTGFFLLAPIMIVAALGVVLSRKAVHSALCLAVVMISLAMMYAMQDAPFLFAVQIIVYTGAIMMLFLFVLMLVGVDKTDSLVETIKGQRLVAIVVGLLFGGVLVTAVAQAFVGPTVGLAEANADGNVHGLAKLLFNRYVFAFEATSALLITAVLGAMVLAHRERLEPRPSQRDLALERMQRYAERGEHPGNLPTPGVFARHNAVDVPALLPDGTASEISTSKTLRDRGVVRDGAFDGDVALTMRRLEADGPERGVIESAPISIAGPLSPESERARPAHPVRPASDAGATADTHQDEEADQ; via the coding sequence GTGACCGGGTTCTTCCTGCTGGCGCCGATCATGATCGTCGCCGCGCTCGGCGTCGTCCTGTCGCGCAAGGCGGTGCACTCGGCGCTCTGCCTCGCCGTGGTGATGATCTCGCTCGCGATGATGTACGCGATGCAGGACGCTCCGTTCCTGTTCGCGGTGCAGATCATCGTCTACACCGGCGCGATCATGATGCTGTTCCTCTTCGTCCTGATGCTGGTGGGCGTCGACAAGACCGACTCGCTGGTGGAGACGATCAAGGGTCAGCGCCTGGTGGCCATCGTCGTCGGACTGCTCTTCGGCGGCGTCCTCGTCACGGCCGTCGCGCAGGCGTTCGTCGGACCCACGGTCGGGCTCGCCGAGGCCAACGCGGACGGCAACGTGCACGGTCTCGCGAAGCTGCTCTTCAACCGCTACGTCTTCGCGTTCGAGGCGACCAGCGCCCTGCTGATCACGGCGGTGCTCGGCGCGATGGTGCTCGCGCACCGCGAGCGGCTCGAGCCGCGCCCGTCGCAGCGCGACCTCGCTCTCGAGCGCATGCAGCGCTACGCGGAGCGCGGCGAGCACCCGGGCAACCTGCCCACGCCGGGTGTCTTCGCCCGGCACAACGCGGTCGACGTCCCTGCCCTGCTGCCCGACGGCACCGCCTCGGAGATCTCGACGTCCAAGACGCTCCGCGACCGCGGCGTCGTGCGCGACGGCGCGTTCGACGGCGACGTCGCGCTCACGATGCGGCGGCTCGAGGCGGACGGACCCGAGCGCGGTGTCATCGAGTCGGCGCCGATCTCGATCGCAGGGCCGCTGTCGCCGGAGTCCGAGCGCGCGCGCCCTGCGCATCCCGTCCGACCCGCGAGCGACGCCGGAGCGACCGCCGACACTCACCAGGACGAGGAGGCCGACCAGTGA
- the nuoI gene encoding NADH-quinone oxidoreductase subunit NuoI — MATLKEQLWDPIAGFGVTFRTMFKKPVTVQYPFEKRPTAPRFHGRHQLNRWPDGLEKCIGCELCAWACPADAILVEGESNTEDERFSPGERYGRVYQINYLRCILCGLCIEACPTRALTMTNEYELADTSRESLIFEKSDLLAPLLPGMEQPPHPLRLGDSERDYYRGDAAARAVAEGSIAAGPAGGEK, encoded by the coding sequence ATGGCTACCTTGAAGGAACAGCTCTGGGACCCGATCGCCGGCTTCGGCGTGACGTTCCGGACGATGTTCAAGAAGCCCGTGACGGTGCAGTACCCGTTCGAGAAGCGGCCGACCGCGCCGCGGTTCCACGGCCGGCACCAGCTCAACCGTTGGCCGGACGGGCTCGAGAAGTGCATCGGCTGCGAGCTGTGCGCGTGGGCGTGCCCCGCGGACGCGATCCTGGTCGAGGGCGAGTCCAACACCGAGGACGAGCGCTTCTCGCCGGGCGAGCGGTACGGCCGCGTCTACCAGATCAACTACCTGCGCTGCATCCTCTGCGGGTTGTGCATCGAGGCGTGCCCGACGCGAGCGCTCACGATGACCAACGAGTACGAGCTGGCCGACACGAGCCGCGAGTCGTTGATCTTCGAGAAGTCCGACCTCCTGGCGCCGCTGCTGCCCGGCATGGAGCAGCCGCCGCACCCGCTGCGTCTCGGCGACTCCGAGCGTGACTACTACCGCGGCGACGCGGCCGCCCGAGCAGTGGCCGAGGGGTCGATCGCGGCCGGGCCGGCGGGAGGCGAGAAGTGA